The proteins below come from a single Triticum aestivum cultivar Chinese Spring chromosome 5D, IWGSC CS RefSeq v2.1, whole genome shotgun sequence genomic window:
- the LOC123125526 gene encoding E3 ubiquitin protein ligase DRIP2-like has translation MGGAPGVSRVPRAALAAFVTCPLCKGYFREASAFAECGHTFCRDCILKKIGEEGIESCPVCNAALGIAPEEKLRDDPKIQAIRDHAFPPKAEVDASEAPSTTLPAKIKERSISSLVETQKMATQPTLTGQRAARRKFMSHLFSVGKLPNKSEGYNQKTEMASAPKSTKVPTSANKKKNSADISEDGKNHETIDNEELHKPLRSLVVASAKKSQTLSYLGESRKNKTTTEDSLRESPEADSDDGITTPVWFSLVTSLNQAEAKRLPQIKNNFYRIKDGTMQVSSILKLIMKKLELASDVKVEILCHGKPVCPSTTLHGLLKQWLSRKPKRRVQRPTLRSEASLDHLLPGKPTSLEEVKPYISSLWKTHMNVWNDKWLRVPSIASETSSSVDGDHVFRILGYC, from the exons ATGGGGGGCGCGCCGGGCGTATCTCGCGTGCCGCGGGCGGCGCTCGCCGCGTTCGTGACGTGCCCGCTCTGCAAGGGATACTTCCGGGAGGCCAGCGCCTTCGCCGAGTGCGGCCACACAT TTTGCCGGGATTGTATCCTGAAGAAAATAGGTGAGGAGGGGATCGAATCCTGCCCCGTATGCAACGCTGCTCTTGGGATTGCTCCTGAAGAGAAACTCAG GGATGATCCAAAAATTCAGGCTATCAGGGACCATGCGTTTCCACCTAAAGCAGAAGTTGATGCTTCTGAGGCTCCAAGTACTACACTGCCAGCAAAGATAAAAGAGAGGTCCATTTCTTCCTTGGTTGAAACCCAGAAGATGGCAACACAACCTACTCTGACAGGACAGAGAGCTGCAAGAAGGAAATTCATGTCCCATTTGTTTTCTGTCGGTAAATTGCCAAATAAATCGGAAGGCTATAATCAGAAGACTGAGATGGCCTCAGCACCAAAATCAACCAAGGTGCCAACATCTGCAAACAAAAAGAAG AATAGTGCAGATATTTCTGAAGATGGAAAGAATCACGAGACGATTGACAATGAAGAGCTTCATAAGCCCTTACGGAGCTTAGTCGTGGCAAGCGCGAAGAAGTCACAAACATTAAGTTATCTGGGGGAAAGTCGGAAAAACAAAACAACCACAGAGGATAGTCTGAGGGAAAGCCCAGAAGCAGACTCGGATGATGGAATAACTACCCCAGTCTGGTTTTCACTAGTGACTTCACTGAACCA GGCAGAAGCTAAACGGCTGCCTCAGATAAAAAATAATTTCTACAGAATTAA AGATGGAACTATGCAGGTCTCCTCTATCCTGAAGCTCATTATGAAAAAACTTGAGCTAGCAAGTGACGTTAAG GTGGAGATCTTATGCCATGGCAAGCCGGTCTGCCCTTCGACGACGCTGCACGGCCTACTCAAGCAGTGGCTGAGCCGCAAGCCGAAGCGCAGGGTCCAGAGGCCG ACGTTGAGATCAGAGGCTTCTTTGGATCACCTTCTGCCAGGAAAACCGACCAGTCTAGAGGAGGTGAAGCCCTACATAAGCAGCTT ATGGAAAACTCATATgaacgtgtggaatgataaatggcTAAGGGTTCCCAGTATTGCCTCtgagactagctcaagtgttgatggtgatcatgttttccggatcttaggatattgttaa